The following proteins are co-located in the Megalopta genalis isolate 19385.01 unplaced genomic scaffold, iyMegGena1_principal scaffold0042, whole genome shotgun sequence genome:
- the LOC143261220 gene encoding uncharacterized protein LOC143261220: MRQRDIRRRLLSRERSWSRFGIQTLGQYSDLYLKLDVLLLADVFENFREKSLENYKLDPAHYYTLPGFEWDAMLKLTKIELELFTDVDMFLFVERGIRGGLSQCSHRYARANNKYMSTYDSAEPSSYLMYFDVNNFYGWAMSQPLPHRGFQWVDDTSNFNIDSVPIDSPVGYILEVDLEYPQEIHDAHADLPYCLIHEVVTLQKKLLTTLSDKNRYVLHYRYLQQCLRYNLKLKKIHRILKFEESCWLRRYIDLNTRLRANANNDFSKNLFKLMNNAVFGKTMENVRNHVNVKLLSRWSGRHGAKHLIARPNFHSCTVFSEDFVAVQMNQFSIKFYKPIYIGMSVLDISKLHLYDFHYGYMLPNFQERCRILYTDTDSLIYQIICDDAYEMIKRDIHRYDTSNYDRNNVYGVPIANNKVLGLMKDENGGKIMTEFVGLRSKMYAIRVQDKDDVKKIKGIKTNVTIKNITFDDYLACLHDHLEKSVCVKLIMSIQHQVYSVSQSKLALSPYDDKRYILNNSIETLSWGHYKIAKGGEGGRREREWGELEKIKAVI; the protein is encoded by the coding sequence ATGCGACAGCGAGATATCCGACGTCGACTATTGTCACGCGAACGAAGTTGGTCACGTTTCGGTATACAAACGTTAGGACAGTACAGCGACTTGTACTTGAAATTGGATGTGTTGTTGTTGGCCgacgtgtttgaaaattttcgcgaaaagtCGCTCGAGAATTATAAACTCGATCCAGCGCACTATTATACGTTGCCCGGTTTCGAGTGGGACGCGATGCTAAAATTGACGAAGATCGAGTTGGAATTGTTCACCGACGTTGACATGTTTTTGTTCGTGGAACGGGGAATACGAGGTGGGTTGAGTCAATGTTCGCAtcgttacgcgcgcgcgaataacaagtatatgtCGACGTACGATTCGGCCGAACCGTCTAGCTATCTGATGTATTTCGATGTTAATAATTTCTATGGCTGGGCCATGTCGCAGCCTTTGCCGCACAGGGGTTTCCAATGGGTTGACGATACGAGTAATTTCAACATCGATTCCGTGCCGATCGACAGTCCCGTCGGGTACATTTTAGAAGTTGACTTAGAGTATCCTCAGGAAATTCATGATGCTCATGCGGATCTTCCCTATTGCCTGATTCACGAGGTTGTGACGTTGCAAAAGAAACTGTTGACAACGCTTAGCGATAAGAATCGTTACGTACTCCATTATCGATACCTCCAGCAATGTTTgaggtataatttaaaattaaagaaaattcatcggataCTGAAGTTTGAAGAATCATGTTGGTTACGTCGttacatagatttaaatacgaggttgcgcgccaacgcaaacaatgacttctcgaagaatctgttcaaactgatgaacaatgcaGTGTTTGGAAAAACGATGGAAAACGTTCGAAATCATGTAAACGTAAAGTTGCTCTCGCGATGGAGCGGTCGACACGGTGCTAAGCATTTAATAGCTCGTCCAAATTTCCATAGCTGTACCGTATTCTCCGAGGATTTTGTCGCAGTTCAAATGAACCagttttctattaaattttataaacctatttacataggcatgtcagtgttggacatatcaaaattacatttgtatgattttcattatggctacatgcttccaaattttcaagaaagatgcaggattttgtacacggacacggacagtttaatttatcagattatttgcgacgacgcgtacgagatgataaaacgtgacattcaccgatacgatacttccaattatgacagaaataaCGTGTACGGCGTTCCGATCGCGAATAATAAAGTATTAGGATTAATGAAGGACGAGAACGGAGGTAAAATCATGACAGAGTTTGTGGGTCTTCGCTCGAAAATGTATGCTATTCGGGTACAAGACAAAGACgatgtaaaaaagattaaaggaattaagactaacgtgacgattaaaaatataactttcgacgactatttagcatgccttcacgatcatttagaaaaatcagtttgcgttaaattgataatgtctatacaacatcaagtgtattcagtatcacagagtaaattagcattgagtccatacgatgataaacgatacattttaaacaattcgatcgaaaccCTTTCTTGGGGACATTATAAAATCGCGAAAGGGGGAGAGGGGGGCAGGAGGGAGAGGGAGTGGGGGGAgttagaaaaaataaaagcggttatataa
- the LOC143261222 gene encoding uncharacterized protein LOC143261222 has product MSNQTNNFLHKNGSHNDYKNYGYSISMKRSFQQSQPQSQQNQLQIPRNARILGRRYSIAGNYFKFLEICVRVDENLRVEFVLGDNRGTEISVSMATWKLLVKTRDYIHNYFDADKKEKQIDETLSLQIVNFNGMSLIKLFDSQASIYVTKETMDNLYKLELCMDHMYSWLLENIPETQDRFAKLVDIVKNSNNEQNYATVIFTNELFERNCLIDCELLALCLDLIVSKANR; this is encoded by the exons atgtcaaatcaaaccaataattttttacataaaaatggatctcacaacgattataaaaattatgg ATACTCCATTTCGATGAAACGGTCGTTTCAACAGTCGCAACCCCAGTCGCAGCAGAATCAGTTGCAGATACCGCGCAACGCACGAATCTTGGGTAGAAGATACTCCATAGCCggcaattatttcaagttccttgaaaTTTGTGTACGCGTGGATGAAAATTTGCGCGTCGAGTTTGTCTTGGGGGACAATCGTGGAACAGAGATTTCTGTTTCAATGGCTACGTGGAAACTGCTGGTGAAAACTAGAGATTATATTCACAATTACTTCGACGCGGACAAGaaggaaaaacaaattgatgagactttatcgttacaaattgtaaattttaatggaatgagtctaatcaagttgttcgattctcaagcatcgatttatgttacgaaagagacgatggataatttgtacaaattagagttatgtatggatcatatgtattcatggttattagaaaatattccagAAACTCAGGATAGATTCGCGAAGCTCGTTGACATTGTAAAAAACTCCAATAACGAGCAGAATTATGCGACCGTAATTTTTACAAACGaattgttcgaacgaaattgtCTGATCGATTGCGAATTGTTAGCTTTATGTTTAGATCTAATCGTATCGAAAGCGAATCGTTGA